A genomic stretch from Malus domestica chromosome 15, GDT2T_hap1 includes:
- the LOC103426066 gene encoding blue copper protein-like yields MARIGGLALVVAMVMVPSCVATVYTVGDSSGWASGVDYTTWTSGKTFKVGDSLVFNYGSGHTVDEVTASDYKTCTVGNSITSDSSGATTILLKTAGTHNYICATIGHCGMGMKLSVSVGSGSTAAPSSNSASGGSGGNSTVTTPASTTSSTTGVGISHSSSLVVALWSVISLVGFCMFLLS; encoded by the exons ATGGCCAGAATTGGGGGTTTAGCCCTAGTTGTTGCCATGGTCATGGTGCCAAGCTGCGTAGCCACTGTCTACACCGTTGGAGACTCCTCTGGGTGGGCTAGTGGAGTGGATTATACCACTTGGACTAGTGGCAAGACCTTTAAAGTTGGTGACAGCCTAG TTTTCAACTATGGAAGTGGACACACGGTGGATGAAGTGACTGCTAGTGACTACAAAACATGCACTGTGGGAAATTCAATTACAAGTGATAGCAGCGGAGCCACCACCATCCTCCTCAAGACTGCCGGGACTCATAACTACATTTGCGCTACGATTGGGCATTGCGGTATGGGGATGAAGCTTTCTGTGTCTGTAGGGTCAGGATCAACCGCAGCACCATCCAGTAATTCAGCATCCGGTGGTTCCGGCGGTAACTCTACAGTTACAACCCCTGCAAGTACCACATCCTCAACAACTGGTGTTGGGATTAGCCACTCTAGCTCTCTTGTTGTGGCTTTGTGGAGTGTCATTAGTTTGGTTGGTTTTTGTATGTTCCTTCTTTCTTAA